The DNA sequence TTTTGTGAAAGGTTTTTGTATATGTTTGCATCAGATTCAAATAATTTAAATTCTACTGGATCAAAAACTTGAACAATATTTGATTTTTTTAGTAAATCATATTGCTTAATTAAAATTTCAGATAATGAAATCATTTTATTAAAGTCAGTAGAATGGATTCCATAAATAATCCCGGCTGTTTTTATTTCAATTGAGTATTCATCATTTTTATATTTAATTTTTTTAGGCACACTTTTAAACATTAACTCGTATGAATAAAATAAATCATTAGTGCTTCTTCTTTTTAAATTGTTTCCACTATATATTTGATTTAAATTAATTCTCTTACTTTCTTCCTTTGATAAAGGAATAAACACACCATAATAATTAGAAGGACTTAAAAATCAATTGGGTTTATCATTTTTTAATAATAAATTAATTTTTGATTTAATCATTTTTGCAATTAATTCATTAATTTTTTTGTTTTTTTCTTTATAACTAGCAATACTAAACAAAATCATAATTCCATATTGGATTTTATTATTTGTTATTTTTTTTCATAGAAAATCATTAGTGTAACTAGATAAAACAAAATCATTTTTATCAAATTGAATTGCTTGTGAAAGTTGTTTAGTTTTACCTATATAATTTATTAATGGAATTGAAAATAAATAATAAATTAACAAATAAATTAAATTTATTCAGGGTAGCACATATGCTAAATTAATAATTTCATTTGGAATAAAAGTTACTGCAAAAATTAAACTAAAAGCAATTATAGGAATGCTAATTAAAATAAAATATAAAAATTTTTTTTTATTTATTATGTGTAAAAAAGTAACAATCAAACATAAAAATAAATAAAAAATAAATGAATAAATTACTAATAATAAATTGTTTTGATTCTGATAATTAAATAATATCGAAAATGAAAAATATGAAATTGTTGAACCAATAAAAGCAAACGGAGTTATATAAAAAATAGATAAAACAATTAATGGTATATCACCAACAACTATATAATAATTATTCAAACTAATTTTTATCAAATTAAGAAATAATGAAATTAAACCTACTATAAAACCAAAAACAAAATAAACAAAATAATAACCTATTTTTGTATTTATTATATTTCTAATTATTGGGATTTTATCTATTCTTAAAGAAACATACAAAAAAAACAAAAAGAAAATTAATCCAATAAACAAGTTAACAATACAACTTATTAAAAAACCTGTATCTAGCATGTACTTTTAACAAAATTAAACTAATGAAAAATGAATTTGACGAGCATGCAAATCAATTTGAACAACTTTTACTTTTACCTTATCACCAATTGTAAATTTTCTGCCTTTTTCGCGGCCAATTAGTGCTGAATCATTTTCATTATATGTATAGAAATCATCAGTCATGTTAATTACACGAACTAATCCGTTAATTGTATTTTCTAATTCAACAAACATTCCATAATTTGTTACAAAAGAAACAAAGCCTTCATATACTTCGCCAATTTTTTTAGACATGTATAAACAAAACATATGACTATTAATTGTTCTTTCACAAGTAACAGCACGAGTTTCATTCAAGTTAATCAAATCACAAATTTCTCTCAATTTGTTTTTTAATGCTTGGCGTTGTGGTTCTGTATAATTTTCTCTATCATACAAAAACATTCATAATAAACGATGGACAATCAAATCAGCATATCTTCTAATAGGGGAAGTAAAATGAGTGTAATGTTGGCTTCCTAAACCAAAATGATAAGTATTATCAGTACTATAGAAAGCCTTAGCCATCATTCTTAATAATAAAATATTAACAATTGGTAAATTTGGATTATTTTTATTGTTGTTTAATCAACCCGAAATTGTATTTGATTTAATATCTAAAAAATTTTCAGATATTTTAAATTCCAAATGTTTTGCTTCTTGAGCAAAAATTTTCAATTTTCTTTGACTAGGTTTCGGATGAACACGATAAATAAATGGGATTTTGTTTTTGTTTGCTATTTGAGTAATTGATTCATTTGCACAAACCATAAAATCTTCAATCATCATTTGAGCTTCGCCATGTTGTTTTGTTAAAACATCTATTGGATCATACATTTCATCAACTACAATAATTGGTTCTGGCATTTCAAATTCAATAAATCCGCGTTCACGTTTCTCTTTTCTTAAAATTTGTGCCAATTCTTTAGCATCTTTTAACATCAATTTAATTGAATTTGAATCATTTTTTAAATCATTTTTATTATCAAAAAAATCATTAACTTCATCATAACTAAATCGTCGCTTACTGTTAATAATCGCAGGATATGTTAAATTATCAACAACTTGACCTTGTGGATTAATTTCAACTTCACTTATTAATGCCATTTTGTTTTCATTAGGATTCAACGAACACAAATCATTTGATAATTTTTCTGGCAACATAGGAATTACTTGATTAATAAAATAAACTGATGTGGAACGCGAAAAAGCATCTTTATCTAATTCAGAATTGAATTCAACATAATGTGAAACATCTGCAATAGCAACAATTAATTTAAAATTTTTATTTTCTAGTTTTTTAACATATATTGCATCATCTAAATCTTTTGATGTGGCAGGATCGATTGTAATAATATCCAAATCAGTTAAATCTTTACGAATTTTGTTTCGAGGATGATTTATATCCAAAGATAAATTTTCAGATTCAACAATTGCATTTGGACTAAAATCATATTCAATGTTTAAATCGTACACAATAGATTTGATATCAATACCTAAATCTTTTTCACCACCAATTTTTTTAACAAGTGTAGCAGTTGCTTTATTAGTTTCTGAAGATATTTCTTTTAATTCGAATAAAATTTTGTCATTTTCTTTAAGTTCTTTATATTCTTTATCTAGAGTAACTGTCAAATACATTTTAGAATCATCTGGATAAACAAAATATTTATTTCCATCAAATGTATATTTACCTACATATCTTTTTTTATTTCTTGAAATGACTTCTATAACAGCAGCATCTTTTAAATCACGTAATTCATTTTTATCTAGTGGAGCAAATTTTACTCTATCGCCATTTAGCGCTCCTTTTAAATTTAATGAATGAACAAAATATGTTGCTCTTTCGTCATTATCCAAACGAATAAATCCACAATTTTTAGATCCAATTGATATTGTTCCTTCTTGAGCTTGATCAAAAAGTATTGGGGCATTTTCATAGCCCAAAACTAATTTATTATTTTTGCTTAATTGTCTTAACAAACCAGAAGCAATTAATTTATCAATTGTTTGATAAATTTTTTGCTTACCTTTTGTTCCATAATTTTCTTCTAATAATCTAACCATAATTCCTGGAGGAACTGGACGACCATTTTCTTTTTTAATTATTTCTAATATTTGTTGTTCTATTGGTTCTAAATTCATAATTAATTAAATTCCTAATAATTTATTGTTGCTGAGTAAAATGAAAAACCAAGCCTAGAATTAAAAACAAAATCATTATTACAAACATTACTATTTGTAAAACTTTAATCAAACCTCGATCTTTTGTTTTTTTAAAAATTTCTAAATCTTGTCCCGAAAGTGACGCAAGACCACCAGTACTTCCTGAATTTGATAACAATAAACCTATAATTAATGAAATTATAGACATAATGAACATTATTATTTGGATTGCATTCATAAAATACACTTTAATCATTTTTTATGCTTTGTATGATTTTATTATAATATCTAATTATTTAATCAATTTTTATATCATTTAAGATTTGTTAATTATTATGAACAGATGAATTGAAATATTATTAATTCCTAGAAATGCATTTAAATTTAAAAAAATGAAAAATATTGAAAAATATCAAAAAAATTGAAAATATCAAATTATTGATTTTTATTGAAAAAACAATGTCAAAAATTTAAGTTTAATGTTTAGTATTACCTTAAACCCTTTTTCTATGAAAGAGTTAACAGAAACAAAATTAAATAAAAAAAAGAAAATTTTAATTAATGGATATTGAAAAGATTTAAAATATGAATATCATTTTTTAAAAAGTAAAGGATTTGATGTGTATTTACTTAAATAATTAATTTATAGATTTATACAATTCTTTAATTTTATTAGTTAAATGCCAAACATTGCTTTTTGAAACATTTTTTTTTAATTTTTCTGACATTTTAATTGCTATTTCATTTAAAGAAATTTCTTTATATTTTAATCTCATTTCACAATACATTTTTATATTTTCAGGTAAATTTTGATATTTATTAGCCAATTTTATTTTTTTAATCATATTGATAATTTCACTAGATGATTTTGAAATTTTTTGTAAATTAGAAACATCAAAATTATTAAGACGTCTCATGTTGTTAAAAAAATCACGTTCAATTCTAGTATCTTCAAATTTAAATAAAGATTCAGTTAAACCAATAAATTTCAAAATATCAGCGATCGTTTCAGATTTTTTTATATAAATAATATATTTGTTTCGTCTTTTATATATATTGTTTTTTTTACTTATTTTAAATTCAAGAAACAAAGCAGCGATGTCTTTTAAATAATTTTTATCAAAAGATTGAATTTCCAAATGATAATTAGATTTTTGGGGTGAATTAATACTTCCGCCACTTAAAAATGCACCCATTAAAAATGCTTTAGCTAGCGAAGAATTATTTTCAAAATTTGTTTTTTCATTTAATCCTAAATCAGAAATAATTTGTTGAAAATTTCCAATAAAAATTATTTGATATTCTCTTCTAGAATTGTTATTTTTTAATTCACTTATATGAATTTTTCAACTTTTTAAATCATAAAGTTTTTTAGTAATTGTGATAACAAATCTTGCTATAAATGAAAAATGTGTTTTAAGAATTCAAACTTCTTGCCCATTCAAATTTTTTGTTATTAAATTATTAATAAAAAAAGATTTTAAAAAAAATTTTGATTCTTTATTATTTAAATTTAAATGACATATTTCATTTTTAACAAGTTCACTATATGTAATAGGCATAATTAATTTAATTTAGTTAAATATTCTTTAACATTTAATGCTGCTATTGTTCCATCATTTATTGCTGTTGAAATTTGACGATATTTTTTAGCTATACAATCTCCTGCTGCATAAAGACCAGGAACACATGTTTCCATTTGTTCATTTACTTTAATGAAACCCGCTTCATCTTTAATATCAAAATTATTAATAAATTTTGTTGCAGGAATTGCTCCAATGTATGGAAAAATACAATCAACAGATAATGTTTTTAGTGAATCGTCCTTAACTGATTTTATTACAAATGAATTAACTTTATTTTCACCTATAACTTCGTGTGGTACATAAGATAACAAAAATTCAACATTTGGATATTTTTTTAATATATCTACAGTGTAACTATCTGCTCTAAATTCATCTCTACGGTGGACAAGATATACTTTGCTCGCTATGCCGGCTAAATAAATGGATTCATCAATAGCAGCATTGCCTCCACCCACAACTGCAACTGGTTTATTTTTGTATAAAGAACCATCACAAATTGCACAATAACTAATTCCTTTGTTATAAAATTTGGATTCATTTGGAGTATTCATAGCTCTTTCATTTGATCCTGTAGCAATAATTATAGATTTTGCAAAAATAGTTTTAGTTGGTAAAAAAATTAAAAAAAATTCATCTTTCTTTTCTATTGAAACTACAGAATTATACTCAATATAAACATTTAATTTAGATAATTGATTAAACATTTCTAAACTTAAATCAGGTCCTGTTTTAGATAAAACACCTGGATAATTTTCAATTACACCAGTTTTTAGCATTTTTCCACCAGGTGCTCCACCTTCAACCAAACATAATTTTATATTTGCTCGAGCTGCGTAAATACCAGCGGTAATACCTGCTGGTCCAGCACCAATTATTACAAGATCATATAAATCTTTGTTATCTGAAATTGTATACATAAAATGCTCCAAAATATTGACTAAAATCTATTAAAGTATTTTACTTTAAAAAATAAAATAGATAATAAATATGCTTAATTACTAAATAATATAAAAAAGGTTATGATTTAAAATCATAACCTAATTATTAATTTATTCTGGAGTTTTTACTTTAACCATTTTAGCTCTTGATAAGAAGAAAATAATTGCTCCTATAACTGGTGGTAAAAACATAAATACAATCACTCATAAAATATTTTTTAAATTTAAGGCTTTAATTACTATGTATACAATACCACCTATTAACAATCCGAAAATGAATGAACATAATAATCCAACAAGTGTAATTTTATCGTTTGTTCTGATTTTAATTTTTTTAGCCATGTTAAAGTATCTCTCCACAAATAATTTATAAGCAAAAATTAACAATAAATAAATTTGATAGTTAATTAAATTTGCTAATTGGTTGGTATATTATATAAAAATAAAATAAAAATGAATATACTTAAAATGAAAAATATAAATAAAATAGTATTAACAAATCTTAATTTCAAATCCAATAAATTCCTATTTTATGGAGAAAAATATGCAAACATCTAATAAACTATGAACAGAATTATGCAAGGACATTCCATATTCGCCTGCATATGCTATTTCACATCTGATAGATCCAAGCATTTTTCATTTTTTTAATGAAAATGATTTAGATACAAATCAATTAACAATTTATATGATTTATGATTCGACTATTGATAATGAAAAATTATTAATATTTGATAATGGTGTTGGATATTCAAAAAATGAATTAGAACAATTAATTCAATTTGAATCAATTACCACAAAAGGTTGAAAACAATGATTAAGAGCTTTACAGTGAATTAGTAATGGTGCAAAAATTTATTCTAAAAAAATTGAAGATTCAGAAACTTATCAAATCGTTTTTAACAATGATCAAAATCAATTAACAATTGATCCATTAAAAAGTTATGGCGCAAAAGAATTTATTTCAAGAACAAAATTTGGTAGTGGATCTTTATTTCAAATCAAAATTAATAAAAAATGAAATATAAAAGAATTTAGTGAAATAATTAATCAAGTCAACAAGATTTTTCAGAAATATGTAAATTTAAAAAAAATAGAATTTAAGGCTGTTTATCGCAAAGATAATATTTTTTATGATTGTGCTGATATAAAAAATCCTATTGAAATTGATACATATAGAAAAGCAACATCTTTAAAACCTATACAAAGACCAAAATTATTTGTTGATAAAGATAATGAAAATCATATTTCCATAGACGAAAAAATCAATTTATTTAATTACACTATTGGAATTAAAGGTTTTGTAGGAATTTTAGAAACTCCTGATCCAAATAATTCTGGAATTTATTGTTTTCATGCAAATAAATTAGTTAAAGGCGCATTAACTAATACAAGTTTAAAACCAAAAGAAATTTTTGGTGCATTAACTGATATTGAATATAGTTGCATTTATGGAGAACTAGAATTTAGTAACATTCCAGTTAGTATTACTGGTGATAATTTTGTTATTAATGAAGATGAATATAAGGAAATTGTAAATCTTTTAACTAATATAATTGGTAAACAAGGCGAAACAAGCAAAAATAAAACTATTACATCTAAAGTTAACACAGAATATGAAGAAACAATGAATATTTTAACGTCAAAAACTATTGAATATTCAAATTACAATGATGATGAAAATATTGAAGATTCTATTAGATCGACTAAAGCAATTATTGATTTGAAAGTTGAAACCGTTAGAAAAAACAAAAAAGAAACAAATGTATATTCAATAAAAGATGAATATGGAAAAGAATACAAAATTCAGTTAGTCGCATCAAATAATAGAGAAACTAGTGGGTGTTGAATAAAGAAAAAATATGGTAATGATGGTTTGATAATTGTTTATTTTAATCAAGAACATCCTTTTTTAAAACCAATTGTCTTAAGCAGTAAAAAAGCATATAACACGTTTACCGAATTTGTTATATATTATGTTATGGCTGAAGAAAGAGCAATAATCGAAGGTGCTGGTGTGGATGAATTGAAATTTTTAATTGATAACTATTTACGCAAAGGAAATTAATTTATTTTTTATTTATGGATATTAACACAGATATTAAACAACTAATTTCTCAATTTAATAATTCCAATCATCAAGAACATTTTATTGAATATTGCAAATTATCCGGAATGGACAACGAATCAATTGCAAAAATTCAAATGAAAGCAAAGGATATTATTGAAACTTTAGGTAATAGTCCAAAAGGTTTAAAAGCTCTTTTGGTTGGAAAAGTTCAATCTGGTAAAACAAGTACTTTTTCTGCATGTATTTCTCAAGCTTTTAATAAAGATTATGATATTGCCATTGTTTTATCAGGTCGTGATAATGTTTTAAATAAACAAACTTTTGATAGATTGAAAAAAACTTTTACAAAGGATGATTTTTCAACTGGTGTTAATGTATATCAAATAAAAGAAATTATCGCTAGTAAAGATAATAAAACATTTATAGACGAATTACACAAATCAATATTAAATAGAAAAAAAACTATTTTTGTAAGTTTGAAAAATCAACAAATTGAAAAATTAATTGAGTTGTTATCAGCACCAATTTTTTATAAAACAAAATTTTTAATAATTGATGATGAAGGTGATTTAGCATCATTTAATACATCTGAAGATAAATCATTGGAATCTTTTACATATCGTTCTATTAGAAAAATGATAGAAACATTTAAACAAAATGCAACATTCATATCTGTGACAGCAACTCCACAAGCTCATATTTTGCTTTCTCATCATGATGCTATAAAACCAGATTATATATTCACAATTGATCCCGGAGAAACATATATGGGAATTAATGAGTTTTTTGGCAGAGATTATGAAAAATATATAGTAGAAGTTTCAGATGATGAAAAACAGGCAATTGAAAATGAAAGAGAGTCAACTCCCGAATCATTTAAATTGGCAATTATTCATTATTTAGTTGCAGCATGCTTATTTCACATTGAAAATAAAAAAATTCAAAAAACTGCAATGCTAGTTCATACTGCCAAAGAAATATTAAGACACAATATGATTGCAGATAAAATTAATTCATACAAAAAATCATTAGAACGTTTTTTAAGAATTGAAGATTCAAGTGAAAGCGAAAAAATTATTAAAACTATTAAAGATGTTTTTTATTCATATAAACCATCATTTGAATGAACTAATTTATTTATGAAATTGTTTATTAAACACCTTCAATATACATCTATAAATGTTGTTAATTCAGAAATCGATGATCCTTTATACAAAGACACTCCAAATAATATTGTAGTAGGTTCTGCAATGATTGAAAGAGGAGTTACTTTTCAAAATTTATTAACTACATATATTACAAATAGAGCCGAAGATGCCATAGCAATAGATACTGCACTTCAAAGAGGAAGATGATTTGGATATAGAAAAAAATATGCTCATTTAATGAGAATTTTTATGTTAAAACATTTGTTTCAAAATTTTAAAGATCAAATTTTAAAACATGACAATAATTTATGAAATATTTTAATAGATGCAGAAAAAAATCATTTACCTTTTAGTAAATTAGAAAAAAAATTATTAATTTCTAGTGATGATTTAATTGCTACACACAAAGTAAAACATAATCGAATTATTTTTAATAGATATTATGCAAAAAATAATTTAAATAGAACATCTGAAGAAAGAAGATATTCTGAAGATATTTTCGATAAAGTAGCAAATAATCAATTTATTAGTGATATTCAGGTTGGATCTGGAAATATATTTAGAATGCTTCACAACATTGATATTAATCAATTCAACAAAATATTTAATTTACCCGCAGATGAAAAACAAATAGCAATGGCATTGAACATTTCAATTAATAATTGAAAAATTTTTCATCAAGAAATTTTACCTAAATTTAACAATAAAATTACTATTGCTATTATGGATAATAATTTGGCAATATCAAAAATTCGAAAAAGAATGATATATAGTGATGGAAGTATTGAATTATTTCAACCCAAAAATAATTTAGGAAATAAATATGTTGGAGATAAAGATTGAAATAAGGTTGAAGAATTTTCAAATAATATTATTTTTCAAATTCATAATGTATATGTTGAGTCAACACATAGATTACAAAAATTTATTGCAATGATATTGCCAAATAAGATATCTACAAATTATGTATCAAGTGAATCGACTAAATTTATTATTTAACAATCAGAATTGCTATTAACAAAGAAAGAATTGATAATCAAGCAATAATGAAAAAAATATATTTTAAATCAAATAAATTTTTTTTCTTGTCATCTTTTTTATTATTTGTTTGTAAATTTATTGAAGAAATATTATTAGCTAAAAATTCTTTTGAATTTTGAGAAGAATCAAATTGTTTAGGTTTTATCAATGGTGGATTAATAATTGAATTTGTAGTTAATTTTTTTTCACTTGCATAACTGTTTAAATTATTACTAAAATCATTTTCATTTAATTGATTAATGTTGTTAACAATTTCAGTCATATTAATTGGAAGTAAATGTTCTTTTGTTTTTGAATCAATATTTATATTTTTAGAATTTGCATATTCAACATCTTTTGAAAGAATATTGTGTTCAATTGAATTAGAAAAATTATTTGTTTTATTGTTAACCAAAAAATCATCATTTGTTTTATTTAAATCTAATGTAAAACTATTTTTATCATTTTGATCTAAATTATTAAACTCAAAATGAGTTTTATGATTAGAAAATTCTTTTTTTTCTTTTTTGTTTATTACATCTATTTCATTTTGAATTTTTTCAAAATTTTTTTTATTTTCAAAAAAATTTAATTCATTATCAAAATTAAAATTTGTTGATTCATTTTCATTAAACGAACTAAAAAGTAATTTTGCATTTTCTTTTATATCATGCGAATCATCAAACTCATTTAAAACATTAATTGTTTTAGATTTCAAATTATAATTTGTTTTATTTTCTGTATTATTTGACAAATCTTTTCAAAATTTTTCTTCAAAATTCGAATTATTATTCATAAATCTACCAAAACATAAAATAATTAAGAACTAATTATAAAAATAAATTAATTTTTTGAAAATTTATAAAAATATTTTAATAGTTGTTTTTTATGAAAATAAAACAAAAATATGAATTTAATTTCCAAAAATTGTTTCTTTTGCTATTGATCAACGTCTTCATATTGAAATAAAAATAAATAATATTGAAACAACTATTCCAACAATAGATGAATAATAAATAATAGAATTATTTGAGTCAAAAGACGCAATATTACTTGCAAATATCGAAATTGCAATAATACAAAAAAGAATTTGAAATCCTAAAAAAAATAAAATTAAATTTCTTTTTAATTTACTACTAGGAATAAAACAAATAATTAAAGTTATTAATAAAAAAATTCAAGGCAAAATAATATTAAAAAACATACTAAAAAATTAATTTAAATTTCCTTTGATTCAAAAGCATTATTTATATTCGTTTTTCTATTTGCAAAAAATTCAAATCTTTTTTCTCGTATTAGTATGATTTTTAATTGATGCTTATTAAGTAAATCATCATTTTCTATAGCTTGTTTAATTTCATATTGTAATATATCTAAAGTATTCTCGGGTACAATATCTGGTTCAATAATAATACGCAATGTTCGACCTGATTGTACTGCATATGCTTCTTTAACGCCACTTATAGATTTGCATGTTTCTTCAAGATGATTTACTCGTTTAATGAAATCGTTTAATGAATCTATTCTTGCTCCCGGTCTGGCAGCTGACAAAGTATCAACAACTTTTACTAAAGCTGCATAAATATTATTTGGTTCGATCTGATTGTGATGAGATTCTATAGCATTATAAATATATTCAGGCAAATAACATATTTTAGCAATTTTTAATCCCGATTCTACATGATCATAATTTTCATCAAAATCTATTGCTTTTCCTATGTCATGAAAAAATGCTGCTCTTTTTGCTTTTTCAGAATCAATTTTAATTTCTTTTGCAATTATTTCAGCATATTTAGCTGCTTCAATGCAATGATCTAAAACATTTTGACCATAGCTTGTTCGATATTTTAAGCGACCAACATATGGATAAATTCTTGGATCAACATCAAATATTTTTAATTTGGTTTCCAAAACTTTTTTTCCAAAATCGTATAATCTATTTTCAAAATCGTTTTTTACTAAAACATACAAATTTTCTAATTTGCCAGGATCAATAACTTTTGATTCTATCATAGCATTAAATAAATTAACTGCAATTTCTCTTCTTATAGGATTTGGCGAAGAAATTGTAACCTCTGCATTTTTTTCCACAATAATATCAGTTCCTGTTAATGATTCAAACAAGTGTTTATTTCTTCCGTGTTTTCCTATTA is a window from the Mycoplasmoides pirum ATCC 25960 genome containing:
- the trxB gene encoding thioredoxin-disulfide reductase — translated: MYTISDNKDLYDLVIIGAGPAGITAGIYAARANIKLCLVEGGAPGGKMLKTGVIENYPGVLSKTGPDLSLEMFNQLSKLNVYIEYNSVVSIEKKDEFFLIFLPTKTIFAKSIIIATGSNERAMNTPNESKFYNKGISYCAICDGSLYKNKPVAVVGGGNAAIDESIYLAGIASKVYLVHRRDEFRADSYTVDILKKYPNVEFLLSYVPHEVIGENKVNSFVIKSVKDDSLKTLSVDCIFPYIGAIPATKFINNFDIKDEAGFIKVNEQMETCVPGLYAAGDCIAKKYRQISTAINDGTIAALNVKEYLTKLN
- a CDS encoding HDIG domain-containing metalloprotein, which codes for MLSIKEPIIFYLILAISIIIVVLLFLIIIFAIYLKKQNHKDNFKKEKKIKIKKNKKHFSKSNQNFDVENNLIKNENEIKELNFLNNFKNESFYQLNKYIEDIKDMKTNLLHLQQKYIDAIKKTELIMEEENLKLSKLTNLSIDDAKNLLLNNVYKKIRTNLNEIYLNEKNNFDNDINLHAQNLLINAMEVMAEKTITQRSLTTIPIKDENLKGKIIGKHGRNKHLFESLTGTDIIVEKNAEVTISSPNPIRREIAVNLFNAMIESKVIDPGKLENLYVLVKNDFENRLYDFGKKVLETKLKIFDVDPRIYPYVGRLKYRTSYGQNVLDHCIEAAKYAEIIAKEIKIDSEKAKRAAFFHDIGKAIDFDENYDHVESGLKIAKICYLPEYIYNAIESHHNQIEPNNIYAALVKVVDTLSAARPGARIDSLNDFIKRVNHLEETCKSISGVKEAYAVQSGRTLRIIIEPDIVPENTLDILQYEIKQAIENDDLLNKHQLKIILIREKRFEFFANRKTNINNAFESKEI
- the secG gene encoding preprotein translocase subunit SecG, whose product is MNAIQIIMFIMSIISLIIGLLLSNSGSTGGLASLSGQDLEIFKKTKDRGLIKVLQIVMFVIMILFLILGLVFHFTQQQ
- the rnr gene encoding ribonuclease R gives rise to the protein MNLEPIEQQILEIIKKENGRPVPPGIMVRLLEENYGTKGKQKIYQTIDKLIASGLLRQLSKNNKLVLGYENAPILFDQAQEGTISIGSKNCGFIRLDNDERATYFVHSLNLKGALNGDRVKFAPLDKNELRDLKDAAVIEVISRNKKRYVGKYTFDGNKYFVYPDDSKMYLTVTLDKEYKELKENDKILFELKEISSETNKATATLVKKIGGEKDLGIDIKSIVYDLNIEYDFSPNAIVESENLSLDINHPRNKIRKDLTDLDIITIDPATSKDLDDAIYVKKLENKNFKLIVAIADVSHYVEFNSELDKDAFSRSTSVYFINQVIPMLPEKLSNDLCSLNPNENKMALISEVEINPQGQVVDNLTYPAIINSKRRFSYDEVNDFFDNKNDLKNDSNSIKLMLKDAKELAQILRKEKRERGFIEFEMPEPIIVVDEMYDPIDVLTKQHGEAQMMIEDFMVCANESITQIANKNKIPFIYRVHPKPSQRKLKIFAQEAKHLEFKISENFLDIKSNTISGWLNNNKNNPNLPIVNILLLRMMAKAFYSTDNTYHFGLGSQHYTHFTSPIRRYADLIVHRLLWMFLYDRENYTEPQRQALKNKLREICDLINLNETRAVTCERTINSHMFCLYMSKKIGEVYEGFVSFVTNYGMFVELENTINGLVRVINMTDDFYTYNENDSALIGREKGRKFTIGDKVKVKVVQIDLHARQIHFSLV
- the whiA gene encoding DNA-binding protein WhiA gives rise to the protein MPITYSELVKNEICHLNLNNKESKFFLKSFFINNLITKNLNGQEVWILKTHFSFIARFVITITKKLYDLKSWKIHISELKNNNSRREYQIIFIGNFQQIISDLGLNEKTNFENNSSLAKAFLMGAFLSGGSINSPQKSNYHLEIQSFDKNYLKDIAALFLEFKISKKNNIYKRRNKYIIYIKKSETIADILKFIGLTESLFKFEDTRIERDFFNNMRRLNNFDVSNLQKISKSSSEIINMIKKIKLANKYQNLPENIKMYCEMRLKYKEISLNEIAIKMSEKLKKNVSKSNVWHLTNKIKELYKSIN
- a CDS encoding Z1 domain-containing protein; translation: MDINTDIKQLISQFNNSNHQEHFIEYCKLSGMDNESIAKIQMKAKDIIETLGNSPKGLKALLVGKVQSGKTSTFSACISQAFNKDYDIAIVLSGRDNVLNKQTFDRLKKTFTKDDFSTGVNVYQIKEIIASKDNKTFIDELHKSILNRKKTIFVSLKNQQIEKLIELLSAPIFYKTKFLIIDDEGDLASFNTSEDKSLESFTYRSIRKMIETFKQNATFISVTATPQAHILLSHHDAIKPDYIFTIDPGETYMGINEFFGRDYEKYIVEVSDDEKQAIENERESTPESFKLAIIHYLVAACLFHIENKKIQKTAMLVHTAKEILRHNMIADKINSYKKSLERFLRIEDSSESEKIIKTIKDVFYSYKPSFEWTNLFMKLFIKHLQYTSINVVNSEIDDPLYKDTPNNIVVGSAMIERGVTFQNLLTTYITNRAEDAIAIDTALQRGRWFGYRKKYAHLMRIFMLKHLFQNFKDQILKHDNNLWNILIDAEKNHLPFSKLEKKLLISSDDLIATHKVKHNRIIFNRYYAKNNLNRTSEERRYSEDIFDKVANNQFISDIQVGSGNIFRMLHNIDINQFNKIFNLPADEKQIAMALNISINNWKIFHQEILPKFNNKITIAIMDNNLAISKIRKRMIYSDGSIELFQPKNNLGNKYVGDKDWNKVEEFSNNIIFQIHNVYVESTHRLQKFIAMILPNKISTNYVSSESTKFII